A genome region from Schistocerca americana isolate TAMUIC-IGC-003095 chromosome 1, iqSchAmer2.1, whole genome shotgun sequence includes the following:
- the LOC124622597 gene encoding 60S ribosomal protein L5, producing the protein MGFVKVVKNKQYFKRYQVKFKRRREGKTDYRARLRLTTQVKNKYNTPKYRLIVRFSNRDITCQVAYSRIEGDMILCSAYSHELPEYGVKVGLTNYAAAYCTGLLLARRLLKKLGLDQLYVGCTEVTGEEYNVEAVEDGPGAFRCYLDVGLIRTTTGARVFGAMKGAVDGGLNIPHSTKRFPGYNPEDKEFDAEIHRKHIFGLHVADYMRQLAEEDDEAYKRQFSQYIKLGIDPDSIEGIYKTAHANIRANPDRKKKEKDAAAITKKRWGRAKLSLAERKNRIAQKKESFKKKLEAGEVAE; encoded by the coding sequence ATGGGATTTGTGAAAGTAGTGAAGAATAAGCAGTACTTTAAACGTTATCAAGTGAAGTTTAAAAGGCGTCGCGAGGGAAAGACTGATTACCGCGCTAGGCTTCGCCTTACAACTCAGGTGAAGAACAAGTACAACACGCCGAAATATCGCCTGATCGTTCGTTTTTCCAACAGAGATATTACCTGTCAAGTGGCATATTCAAGAATCGAAGGTGatatgattctttgttctgcataCAGCCACGAATTGCCAGAGTATGGAGTTAAAGTTGGGCTGACCAACTATGCAGCTGCTTACTGCACCGGCCTACTTCTAGCTAGAAGATTGCTAAAGAAACTTGGTTTGGATCAACTTTATGTCGGATGCACAGAAGTTACCGGAGAGGAATACAACGTTGAAGCGGTGGAAGATGGGCCGGGCGCATTTCGATGTTACTTAGATGTGGGGTTAATCCGCACAACTACTGGAGCTCGTGTGTTTGGTGCTATGAAGGGAGCTGTGGACGGTGGTTTGAATATACCTCACAGCACCAAAAGATTCCCAGGTTACAACCCCGAGGATAAGGAATTTGATGCTGAGATTCATCGAAAACACATCTTTGGCCTGCATGTGGCTGATTACATGCGACAGCTGGCGGAAGAAGATGATGAGGCGTACAAGAGACAATTTTCCCAATATATCAAACTGGGCATTGATCCAGATAGTATTGAGGGAATATATAAAACGGCGCATGCAAATATCCGTGCTAATCCAGatcgaaagaagaaagaaaaagatgcTGCAGCTATTACCAAGAAGAGGTGGGGCCGTGCCAAGCTGTCCCTTGCTGAGAGGAAGAACAGGATCGCCCAGAAGAAGGAGTCGTTCAAGAAGAAGCTGGAGGCGGGTGAAGTTGCAGAATAA